AATAGAATTGCTGTTGAGCGCATGCGTTACAATCGTGCGGTCAAAGATTTCAATCGGTTTCAACGTTTATTCTTTGGCCGGTTTTTTTCCGCGCAAGCCGGCGTTACTGAGCCAGCAGTATACTTTGAAGCTGAGGAATCTGCTTCTGAAGTTCCTGTGGTCAAGTTCGATTAAACTGCACTGTATTTGATGAGCTGGTATGTTTTGTTAATCGCCTCAACACCATTGACGGAGAAAGGGATAAATATATGGGATTGCTATCGCTTTTATTTAGAGATCCAATAGCGTTTTTTTTGTTAGTTCCGCTGCTTCTTTATTCGGTTATTGCTCATGAGGTGGCGCACGGTTGGATTGCTTCGCTGTTTGGCGATAATACGGCAAAGTATTCCGGTAGATTATCGTTCAACCCAAAGTCTCATATTGATCCAATGGGGATGCTTGCGCTTTTTATTGTAGGGTTTGGCTGGGCAAAGCCGGTGCCTGTTGACTATAGAAACCTGAATAGTTCCCGCCGGGCTATTATTGCTGTCTCTTTGGCAGGGTGCGTGACGAACATACTTATTGCAACTGTTGCGATATTTTTGCTTCAGTTTCAAATCTTTCAAGCAAATCATTTCTTTGCGCCGGCGCTTTTAATTACCGCAAGAATAAACATTATATTGGGAGCGTTCAACTTGATTCCTATTCCTCCTTTGGATGGGTCCCGGGTGCTTATGGAATTTCTTCCCCTTAACGTCAGGTATAAACTTGCCAGGCTTGAACCCTACGGGTTTTTCATAATTATTATTTTGCTTTGGACGGGAATGTTAAGCCCTGTAATTACATTTATTCAAAGCATTATTCTTGGATTAATCGGGATGCTATTGAGTTTTATCAGATAATCAAAAATTGGAAAAGAGTGATGAAGCTTTTTAATAAGGAAAAAACAAAAATTGGTTTAGCATTAGGCAGTGGCGCAGCAAGAGGCTTAGCACATATAGGAGTGTTAAAGGCGCTGATAGAATAAAATGTATCTATAGATATGATAGCAGGCTCAAGCATAGGAGCGCTTGTCGGAGCCTGTTATGCAGGGAAGGGAGAGATAGCAAGCCTTGAGGAGATAATACTAAAGACTGATTGGAAGAAATTAGTTCGATTGGCAGATCCTAATTTAGCATTTATGCTTAAAGGATTTATCCATGGCGAAAAGGTTAAAGAGCTTCTACTGACCATTATTGGAGATATAGATTTTAAAGATTTAAAAATTCCATTAGCAGTAGTTACTACGGATGTTAATACAGGAGAGGAGGTAGTAATAAAAAAAGGTTCTGTAATTGAGGCGGTAAGAGCAAGTATTTCCATGCCTGTTGTGTTTATGCCTGTAAAATTTAAAGATAGATTTTTGATAGATGGAGGAGTGGTAAATCCTATTCCGGTGAATGTGGCTAAGAATATGGGTGCAGAGATTGTCATTGCTTGTAATGTAATCCGTAAGCTTCAAAGAAGCAAAACGCTTGATTCTGTAAAAAAGCGAAAACTATCTACATCAATTTTCAAACCAGAAACTAAAAATGAGACTTTAGTGATATTTCACGATAAAATCAATAGATTTATTCAGGAGAATAAAAAATCGGTAGATGTTTTTAAATCTAAAATTCATAAGAGGGTGCAAAAAATAGACCTGAATACTCCCAATGTATTTAAGGTTATAATTCAGGCGATTTATGCTATGGAATATGAAATAGCAAAGGCAAAAATAAAAGAAGCGGATATAATAATAACTCCTGACGTACAACAGATTGCCGTATTGGATTTCTATCGAGGAAGAGAAGCAATAGCAAAAGGATATAAAGCGGCAAGGGATGCTATCTCTGGAAACCGTCTCAAAGTATAGTTATAGTCCATCTATGTTGTTTATTGAGAATAAAACATACTGGATATAGAAATCTTTAATTCTACGCAGGATTTTTAAATTGATGGTTTTTATTCCAAGGAGTATCATTTACCTTTAGACAGTAAAGTTTTGTAAGGAGAGAAAGAGAGTTCTCATAATTGGGAGTTTTAAGGCAAAGAGGCAAAAGACGGCATTAAGCAAGGAGGTTTTTAATGTCTAAATTGATATTTAAAAATTACGGCGGCAGCTACCAGCTTAGAATTCAAAATGCTCAGGATTTGGAGAAGATTCAGGTTCTTGATGATGCGCATTGGGCAGCTACCAGCATTCCAATTGACAGTCTCAATTGCGATTGTGCATTTGCCTCTTATGTAGATACAGATAAAAATGGCCGCATAAGGACTAACGAGCTTAGGGCGGCTTTAGTATGGTTATTTCGATTTCTTGCCAATCGCAGTCATCTCTCCGAAGGCACTGAGATACTAAACTTAGAGGATATTGATATTAGTCACCTCCAAGGTCAAAAATTAAAAGCTTCAGCAGAGTTAATTTTAACCAATCTTAACTCTCTAAACACACAGGAGATTAGCTTAGCTCAGGTACGGGATGTACAAAGCATTATGGCTAACATGGCGAATAATGGTGATGGTATTATTCCTCCTGAAGTCACAACTGACTTTGATCTGTCTCAATTCATCACCTCGGTCATGGAGACTGCAGGTTCTACTTTAGATATCTGCGGTAAGCCGGGGATTAACCAAGAGCAGCTTGAGATATTCTTCCAGGAGGCTGAAAGTTATCTTGCATGGCAAAAAAGGGGAGAGATTCCTAAAGGAGATAAAACTACAGAGATTATGTTTTGGGGAACCGAAACGCCGCAAGCTTATGAGTCGATGGTTAACTTAGAATGGAAGCTTGACCAATATTTTGCACAGTGTGCAATGGTCAAGTTCGATAAACGGGCGATAGTCCAGATGCAGCTTCGCCAGAAGGAGCTTGAGGAAATCGATTTTAGGGATAAGTCAATAATGGAATCCCAGCTTAAAGACGCTCCTCTGGCTTTACCGAATCCAGAAGGTATTCTGGATTTAGAGGCGATGATCAATCCCGAATATGTTGAGTGCCTGTTTGAATTTAGGGAGAAGGTTCTAAAGCACGCCCTTGGAGAGCCGGTTAAGCAGTTTACTGAAAAACAGTGGAATAAGGTAAAAGATATTTTTATTCCATATAGAATATGGTTAAAAAGTAAGCAGGGTGTGAAAGTAGAAAAGCTGGGTCAAGAGAGACTGCGTACCTATCTTAAGGGACCGTACAGGCGAGAGGCGAGTGAGTTGATTGCAAAGGATCTGGCTGCGGCTGATGATTTAAACCAGCTACATAATTTGGAAAAACTGATTCTTTATCAGAGATGGTTAATGGAACTGGCGAACAATTTTGTCAGTTTTACAAATTTTTATTCTCCTCAACATCGTTCCCTCCTTGAAATGGGGAGATTAGTAATTGATGGCAGGGAGATGACTTTTACAATGAAAGTTCAGGATAGACTCTCCCATAAAAAAATAGCAAAAAACAGCTTTATCTACCTGCTCTATTTGGAGATTACCGGCCGTCAGGAGAAAGATATTAAATTTGAGATTGTGATTGCGGTAACTTCTGGGAGCACAGGCCGATTGCGTATCGGTAAACGCGGTATCTTTTTTACCATAGACGGTATAGAGTGGGATGCTGAGGTAGTAGATGTTGTGGAAAACCCTATCAGTCTCTGGGAATCAGTGAGAGCACCTTTTAAGCAAATTACTAATCTGGTGAAAAAACAGATAGATAAATTCAGTAAATCCCGTCAAGATAAATTGGAAACAGCCATCTCTTCTCCTGGAGGGTCAGGTATAGTACGCGATCTCTTATTAGGCGGAGGTGTGGCTATTGCAGTTCTTGGTTCGGCATTTGCTTATATTACTAATGTACTTTCTCAGGTCAAACTGGTTCATATTTTGGGTATGTTAGCGGGGGTAGGGGGTATTATCTTATTGCCGGGTATGATTATAGGTTTCACCAAGATATGCAAACGGGATATGAGTGTTCTTTTGGAAGCATCGGGTTGGGCGGTAAATGTACAGATGCGGTTAAATACTACCTTAGGGCGGCTTTTCACCCATACGCCATGTTTGCCGAAAGGTACATCTAGAGAACGAAGAGATGTAGCGGTACAGTTTGTAAAAAAGCTTGGTTATACTTCCTTCTACCCAAAAAAGTTGTTTATGATAGTTTTAATTATTACTTTTATTATCCTTTGCTTGATATTGTTTCTGGGTACATATTCTGAACCAAAGTCATTATTTAACATTTTTAAGTAGTGGATTTGTCCCAATAGAAGAGGGTAAGATATACCGCTTCAGTAAAGGTGGGGTTCAATATTTCGTTTGAAAATTTTTTAAAATAATATTTGTTGCTTTTATCATCCCTCCCCTTTTTTTCTTAAAATATTAGAATATCTTTTGTATGATTTTAGATTATCGAAAACCATCAGTTGGTTTTAAATATCTATCTAATGCAGATGTTCTGTGTTATTTATGTTACAATATTTAGAAATGAGAAACCTTTATTCGGACTATACCCAGAATATTCTTTGGTTAATAGAAGAGAGTAAATGGGCAAGAAAGCTGCAAAGTATACGGGAAGCCCAGTTTACTCTGGGGAACGGTTATTTGGGTATCAGGGGGATTTATGAAGAGATTCCTTATGATTGCCATCCCGGTACTTATATTGCCGGAATTTACGATAAGATGGCTGCCCAGGTTTCGAAAATAGTTAATTTACCCAATCCTATTAGTTTTAAACTTACCGTGAAGGGGGAGAAACTCGATGTTATTGCCATGGATGTTCTTAGGCACAAAAGAACTCTTAATATGAAAAAGGGGGTATTACTCAGACATACTATATATAAAAATAGTAAAGGTAAGAATTTTGACTATCAATCGTTACGTTTTGTTTCCCAGCTGGATAAAAATATCGGTGTTATACAGGTTGCATTCACCCCTCTTAATGCAGGGTGTGAGGTTGATATCAGTACGAGTATCGATACCGCTGTTACTAATGTAGGTGCGGTAGCTGAGGGGAGACGGAAGCATTTCCGGGTTAAAGAACTGGGTCAGCATCGAGGGACTGAGTATCTTGTCGCAGAGGCTTTGGAGAAAAAATATTCGATAGTCTATTGGTCTGGATTGTACTATCAAGTTAATGGTAGAAAAATAATTGCCAGAGATAATATATTTCGTTTGAAGGTTAAAAAAAATCAGACTGTTGTATTTACCAAAATTTTTTGCATTAAACATTTTAATCACAACAATGATTATACTGCCCAGAAGAATGATGCCTTTGAAATTTTTTATACCGCTTTTCGGACTGGATTCAATATCTTGTTGAAAAACCATATAACTGCCTGGGAACGGTTATGGAGGAGAGCGGATATTGTTATTGAAGGAAGAGCAAATATTCAGCAAAAACTGCGCTTCAATATTTATCATATGCTTATCTGCGCTCATTGCAACCAGGGGTTTTCGAGTATTGGAGCGCGGACCTTAAGCGGAGAGGGTTACCGCGGACATATCTTTTGGGATGCGGAAATCTTTCTTCTCCCTTTCTATCTATTCACTTTTCCTCAAGTAGCGAAAAATATGCTGCTCTACCGCTATCAAAGGCTTGATCAGGCGCGGGCAATTGCCAAAAGAGGAGGTTTTCAAGGAGCTCAATTTCCCTGGGAATCGGCAGGAACAGGGGAAGAAGAGACTCCCGAATGGGCTAGAGATATCGACAGAACAATTATCAAGATTCATACCCATGAAATGGAACATCACATCAACGCCGATATATCCTATGCTGTTTACAGATATTATATTGCAACAGGAGATGTAAAATTTATCGAGAAATATGGCTGTGAAATGCTTGTAGAGACGGCGCGGTTTTGGGCCTCGCGTGTTCAGTGGAATGAGAAAAAACAGAGATATGAAATCAGGCATGTTATCGGTCCCGATGAGTTTCATATCGACGTTAATAATAATGCTTTTACCAATATGATGGCAAAGTGGAATTTGCTCAGTGCCTATAAAACGTGCAATATGCTTAAGAAAGATTCTGATTTCTATACCTTATTGAAAGCCAAACTGAATCTTAAAGAGCAGGAAGTAAAGTCATGGAAGAAAATTGCTTCTAAAATATGTGTCCTCAGCAACAAAAAAAATGTCATTGAGCAGTTTGGTGGTTTTTTCAAATTAAAAAAGATTATTTTATCCAGGTTTGACGAAAATGGAATTCCTCTGATACCTGCTAAATTAAAAGCGAAAGATTTTGGGAAGACTCAGAT
This genomic window from Candidatus Kaelpia imicola contains:
- a CDS encoding site-2 protease family protein, which codes for MGLLSLLFRDPIAFFLLVPLLLYSVIAHEVAHGWIASLFGDNTAKYSGRLSFNPKSHIDPMGMLALFIVGFGWAKPVPVDYRNLNSSRRAIIAVSLAGCVTNILIATVAIFLLQFQIFQANHFFAPALLITARINIILGAFNLIPIPPLDGSRVLMEFLPLNVRYKLARLEPYGFFIIIILLWTGMLSPVITFIQSIILGLIGMLLSFIR
- a CDS encoding glycosyl hydrolase family 65 protein, producing the protein MLQYLEMRNLYSDYTQNILWLIEESKWARKLQSIREAQFTLGNGYLGIRGIYEEIPYDCHPGTYIAGIYDKMAAQVSKIVNLPNPISFKLTVKGEKLDVIAMDVLRHKRTLNMKKGVLLRHTIYKNSKGKNFDYQSLRFVSQLDKNIGVIQVAFTPLNAGCEVDISTSIDTAVTNVGAVAEGRRKHFRVKELGQHRGTEYLVAEALEKKYSIVYWSGLYYQVNGRKIIARDNIFRLKVKKNQTVVFTKIFCIKHFNHNNDYTAQKNDAFEIFYTAFRTGFNILLKNHITAWERLWRRADIVIEGRANIQQKLRFNIYHMLICAHCNQGFSSIGARTLSGEGYRGHIFWDAEIFLLPFYLFTFPQVAKNMLLYRYQRLDQARAIAKRGGFQGAQFPWESAGTGEEETPEWARDIDRTIIKIHTHEMEHHINADISYAVYRYYIATGDVKFIEKYGCEMLVETARFWASRVQWNEKKQRYEIRHVIGPDEFHIDVNNNAFTNMMAKWNLLSAYKTCNMLKKDSDFYTLLKAKLNLKEQEVKSWKKIASKICVLSNKKNVIEQFGGFFKLKKIILSRFDENGIPLIPAKLKAKDFGKTQIIKQADVLMLITLLNDIFSKKTKLANYKFYLPRTVHRSSLSVATHVINACEVRDLHRANELFNVALNTDISNLYGNTSEGIHAASLGGSWQAIVFGFAGVKIKREKLFINPYLPRSWQKLNFHLAWRGSLINLEMTNEIIKIKVSSSRLKDIEIGIFDKLGSFRTNRVYTFKRSIEGYKKEDYY
- a CDS encoding patatin-like phospholipase family protein, with product MIAGSSIGALVGACYAGKGEIASLEEIILKTDWKKLVRLADPNLAFMLKGFIHGEKVKELLLTIIGDIDFKDLKIPLAVVTTDVNTGEEVVIKKGSVIEAVRASISMPVVFMPVKFKDRFLIDGGVVNPIPVNVAKNMGAEIVIACNVIRKLQRSKTLDSVKKRKLSTSIFKPETKNETLVIFHDKINRFIQENKKSVDVFKSKIHKRVQKIDLNTPNVFKVIIQAIYAMEYEIAKAKIKEADIIITPDVQQIAVLDFYRGREAIAKGYKAARDAISGNRLKV